Proteins found in one Schistocerca serialis cubense isolate TAMUIC-IGC-003099 chromosome 5, iqSchSeri2.2, whole genome shotgun sequence genomic segment:
- the LOC126480841 gene encoding nascent polypeptide-associated complex subunit alpha, muscle-specific form-like isoform X1, with amino-acid sequence MTKKAKSKTKSDEAPPKSAPSEKQTTEPGTGPGSGQKAGATAPPQPPTSAGAGPAPQPPEAAKPKDSPAAAAAIPTPAPPNAKSDESKTSEQPEMGSQAPTQLVVVGSPLEKPPTDQSPSQLGVVDSPSKEPVTVQASPQLGLVGSSLEKPLKTQSPPQLEVMGSLPIVQASPETGNLVSPQEKPPTAQAPPQLGVMGSPPEKPPTAEESPQLGVMVSPPGKPPIAQAPPRLGAVGSPAEKPPPPKKDVASNNEPKPSVPVQSEPPKEQPTVPQPTSQPLPQPLVGDPSLSPEPSDKTREVPIEKSQTEKSSQPIAPRKVQDPERDLADKNKKVSSNSAKAASNGQPSKQHAEKQNKRQVAKESVQTNSVQKGDPNVKKPSGIDNKQSTQDKVTEKQESSSEPKTTKDNTAAKVNEVKDEPNKNQLAGATSETLIKQNSGNEVSEKVTDAEAPKPKDSNKNTTAPATENIKSAEKRETSKDQTADGKTSEQKFPTEPGNQQKPPSPKTDPNEKVNKNAPSKKSKQKNETGVSQSEGAPNLKEVKPASKGGKKDTTKTATGAEISPEVKEAPNLSITTENSKKSPSNILLETELPTLEAVASNHSAQVKDDGSKVNQQTKIATDPKDSKEGPSKDEAQSKSSGKKKNRQQKKSVSEDAKPSEANDNKGPQEVAKPKNNEKKKPAPASPSKEKESNRDTASAPGEKNRKNVSGESAGTGPKVSPGKSPTVEKSPVTAEKDSSDKTQVINAESQPEEQEASKKKKRNRHKKKNKVGDNSTDENVEGGKQQDTNVTAVGGERKAKEKQQTTAPPTNKSKGQQKDSQPGQTKASKGTQPVPTTTQDGQPSDETPAKQASGTTTQTASAKKRNRRKKKGASGIEKDGDASILPESKSAESKETSVAKPEEQKPRVNIPSTQTKTDETTKKKTDSKATTKPEKPQQQDAQSSEGTEDQSENFVEVKSKNKRNKKKKLDSAEAKEDSARSLSSSNNVSKIGPENIVDASVSSSEGNTGTENAGGDSVKEVTNKVSPPKISQEAREQKMLNKKLAERAQLKIKKQIESNALSEVEKSEKYLETITKNLRELTKLRSSRLEDVLQQPGDEEFDYEYTPVQRNTFLATTCHVCKESKQREVMKVCEQCHLMSYCSEEHQKSDWSAHKDLCQAVSEMCKERGTDNLYAPAVGLSAEEYRGYRMNALLECSAILNRQLEPYEQEIILYPNVCHTCHLPSAANLHTCESCSMVSYCSPEHRPPNHDVWCHDLQLYKSLIIYQSRNGVINPQLPVFLPESFQPLNGDMQSDLLKLSGGVDASPLERAVLSEIATGPLTALFALQKSNKVSGTTEKLVVHFVGAEWSFEMERADKWEAFLLHLIPSLKALVLVFVGPEVCSLPPEARGLLQKQSTLCPQCQEKFRTVEMVIPPQTFYHEYVASQDYIPPTIICAYNAGLYRPNGHKDIDSWSDTVTALLKDPSVPVAVTSYTAEEVLKDAERLQHHRALNFVLPPSQNPYRSLRPNRNFASDDVTPVIFKNYYIMIATSLAQ; translated from the coding sequence ATGACGAAGAAGGCGAAGAGCAAGACAAAAAGTGATGAGGCGCCACCGAAATCGGCGCCTTCCGAGAAACAGACTACAGAGCCCGGCACAGGTCCTGGCAGTGGCCAAAAAGCAGGTGCTACTGCACCCCCGCAGCCGCCCACGTCAGCAGGAGCagggccggcgccacagccaccaGAGGCGGCCAAGCCGAAGGACTCgccagctgcagctgcagccaTCCCCACACCAGCTCCACCTAACGCCAAGAGTGACGAGTCCAAAACCTCGGAGCAGCCTGAGATGGGATCCCAAGCACCTACTCAGTTGGTAGTTGTGGGCTCCCCACTAGAAAAGCCTCCTACAGATCAGTCACCTTCACAGTTGGGAGTAGTGGATTCTCCATCAAAAGAGCCTGTTACAGTTCAGGCATCTCCACAGTTGGGACTCGTGGGCTCCTCATTAGAAAAGCCTCTTAAAACACAGTCACCTCCACAGTTGGAAGTTATGGGCTCCCTACCAATAGTTCAGGCATCTCCTGAGACAGGAAACCTGGTCTCCCCACAAGAAAAGCCTCCTACAGCCCAGGCACCTCCACAGTTGGGAGTTATGGGCTCCCCACCAGAAAAGCCTCCTACTGCCGAGGAATCTCCACAGTTGGGAGTCATGGTCTCCCCACCAGGTAAGCCTCCTATAGCTCAGGCACCTCCGCGGTTGGGAGCCGTTGGTTCTCCAGCGGAAAAGCCTCCACCACCCAAGAAGGATGTTGCTTCAAACAATGAACCAAAGCCGAGTGTTCCAGTGCAAAGTGAACCTCCGAAGGAACAGCCCACAGTTCCTCAGCCTACCAGTCAGCCTTTACCACAACCACTGGTCGGTGACCCCTCCCTCAGTCCTGAACCCAGTGATAAAACGCGAGAGGTGCCCATAGAAAAATCTCAGACGGAAAAGAGCTCACAGCCTATTGCTCCACGAAAGGTACAAGATCCTGAAAGAGATCTTGCAGATAAGAATAAAAAGGTATCGTCAAATTCAGCAAAGGCAGCATCTAATGGACAGCCCTCTAAACAGCATGCAGAGAAACAGAACAAACGCCAAGTGGCTAAGGAAAGCGTCCAAACGAATTCTGTACAGAAAGGAGATCCTAATGTCAAAAAGCCGTCGGGAATAGATAACAAGCAAAGCACTCAGGACAAAGTAACAGAAAAACAAGAGTCTAGTAGTGAACCCAAAACAACGAAAGACAACACAGCAGCAAAAGTGAACGAAGTAAAAGACGAACCAAACAAAAATCAGCTTGCTGGAGCAACGTCGGAGACTCTCATTAAGCAAAATAGTGGGAACGAAGTCTCCGAAAAGGTAACGGATGCGGAGGCACCAAAACCGAAGGACTCTAACAAAAATACAACTGCCCCCGCGACAGAGAACATAAAATCGGCAGAGAAACGAGAAACATCGAAAGACCAAACAGCTGATGGAAAGACGTCAGAACAAAAATTTCCAACAGAACCAGGAAATCAGCAGAAGCCACCATCACCAAAAACCGATCCCAATGAGAAAGTTAATAAAAATGCACCGTCAAAGAAAAGTAAACAGAAAAACGAGACGGGTGTGTCCCAGAGTGAAGGGGCTCCAAATTTGAAGGAAGTGAAGCCAGCAAGCAAAGGCGGAAAGAAGGATACCACTAAAACGGCTACCGGTGCTGAGATTTCGCCAGAAGTGAAAGAAGCACCTAATTTGTCCATAACAACAGAAAATTCGAAAAAATCTCCCTCTAACATACTCCTAGAGACTGAACTTCCAACTTTAGAAGCAGTTGCGTCTAATCACTCGGCCCAAGTCAAAGACGATGGCAGCAAAGTGAATCAGCAAACTAAGATCGCAACGGATCCCAAAGACAGCAAAGAAGGTCCCAGTAAGGATGAGGCACAATCTAAATCGAGCGGCAAGAAGAAGAATCGTCAGCAGAAGAAATCGGTTTCAGAAGACGCTAAGCCGTCAGAGGCGAATGACAATAAGGGACCACAAGAGGTTGCCAAGCccaaaaacaatgaaaagaaaaagcCGGCACCTGCTTCACCATCCAAGGAAAAGGAATCAAACCGCGACACTGCTTCAGCGCCTGGGGAGAAGAATCGAAAGAATGTGTCTGGTGAAAGTGCAGGTACAGGACCTAAAGTTTCACCAGGGAAGTCGCCCACGGTAGAGAAGTCTCCGGTAACTGCTGAGAAAGACTCGTCAGACAAAACACAAGTAATAAATGCTGAGTCACAACCCGAAgaacaagaagcttcaaagaaaaagaaacgaaatcgtcataagaagaagaacaaagttGGAGATAATTCTACCGATGAAAACGTCGAGGGAGGAAAACAGCAAGATACGAATGTAACGGCTGTCGGCGGCGAACGCAAAGCAAAGGAGAAACAACAAACTACCGCGCCTCCAACAAATAAGTCGAAAGGTCAGCAAAAAGATTCCCAGCCGGGCCAAACAAAGGCGAGTAAGGGAACACAGCCAGTTCCTACAACGACGCAAGATGGTCAACCGTCGGATGAAACTCCAGCAAAACAAGCCTCTGGTACAACCACCCAAACAGCATCTGCTAAGAAACGGAACCGCCGCAAGAAGAAGGGGGCCTCAGGGATAGAGAAAGACGGTGATGCCAGCATACTGCCAGAGAGCAAGTCTGCAGAATCAAAAGAAACATCAGTTGCCAAACCAGAAGAACAAAAACCGAGAGTTAATATTCCATCAACGCAAACGAAAACGGACGAGACCACTAAAAAGAAAACTGATTCAAAGGCAACAACTAAGCCCGAGAAACCTCAGCAACAAGATGCTCAGTCCTCTGAGGGGACCGAAGACCAATCTGAAAATTTCGTAGAAGTTAAATCGAAGaataagagaaacaagaaaaagaaactaGATTCAGCAGAGGCAAAGGAGGATAGTGCTAGATCTCTCTCCTCGTCTAATAATGTGTCAAAAATTGGCCCAGAGAACATTGTAGACGCGAGCGTCAGTAGCAGTGAGGGCAACACGGGAACGGAAAATGCGGGTGGCGATTCTGTGAAAGAAGTGACGAACAAAGTGTCGCCACCGAAAATTAGCCAAGAAGCCAGAGAGCAGAAGATGCTAAATAAGAAATTGGCAGAACGAGCACAGCTTAAgattaagaaacaaattgaatctAATGCTCTGTCAGAAGTGGAGAAATCGGAGAAATACTTAGAAACCATAACAAAAAACCTCCGGGAACTGACTAAACTGCGTTCATCGAGACTGGAAGATGTCCTACAACAACCAGGCGATGAAGAATTCGATTACGAATACACACCGGTTCAGAGAAATACCTTTCTCGCAACAACGTGCCATGTTTGCAAAGAGTCAAAGCAGAGGGAGGTGATGAAGGTCTGTGAACAGTGCCACTTAATGAGCTACTGCTCTGAAGAGCATCAGAAATCTGACTGGTCTGCGCACAAAGATCTCTGTCAAGCTGTCAGCGAAATGtgcaaagaaagaggcacagataatcTCTACGCTCCAGCTGTGGGTCTCTCCGCAGAAGAATATAGGGGATATAGAATGAACGCACTCCTCGAGTGTTCTGCTATTCTAAACCGTCAACTGGAGCCATACGAAcaggaaattattttgtatcctAATGTGTGCCATACTTGTCATTTGCCTTCTGCCGCCAATCTGCACACTTGTGAGTCGTGCAGTATGGTGAGCTACTGCTCGCCTGAACACAGGCCGCCAAACCACGACGTGTGGTGTCACGACCTACAACTGTACAAAAGTTTAATTATATACCAGAGCAGAAACGGCGTCATAAACCCACAGCTGCCAGTGTTTCTCCCCGAGAGCTTCCAGCCGCTCAATGGTGACATGCAGTCGGATCTGCTGAAGCTTTCCGGCGGTGTGGACGCCAGTCCCTTAGAGCGAGCAGTACTCTCCGAAATTGCCACCGGGCCGCTCACAGCTCTCTTCGCACTTCAAAAGTCGAATAAAGTCAGCGGAACTACGGAGAAgctggtagtccatttcgtggGCGCAGAGTGGTCGTTCGAAATGGAAAGAGCCGACAAGTGGGAGGCATTCCTGCTGCACCTAATTCCCAGCCTGAAAGCTCTAGTCCTCGTCTTCGTCGGGCCTGAGGTGTGCAGTCTGCCACCGGAAGCGCGGGGTCTACTGCAGAAGCAGTCCACACTGTGCCCTCAGTGCCAGGAGAAATTCCGCACCGTGGAAATGGTAATCCCTCCACAGACCTTTTACCACGAGTACGTCGCTTCGCAGGACTACATCCCGCCCACCATCATCTGTGCCTACAACGCTGGACTGTACAGGCCGAATGGTCACAAGGATATAGACTCCTGGTCCGACACCGTGACAGCGCTGTTGAAAGATCCTAGTGTCCCAGTCGCGGTTACGTCGTACACTGCGGAGGAAGTACTCAAGGATGCAGAAAGGCTGCAGCATCATAGGGCATTGAACTTTGTCTTGCCACCCTCGCAGAATCCGTACCGCAGTCTGAGGCCTAATAGAAACTTCGCCAGCGATGACGTCACGCCCGTCATCTTCAAGAACTACTACATAATGATAGCAACATCGCTTGCACAATGA
- the LOC126480841 gene encoding protein piccolo-like isoform X2 has product MTKKAKSKTKSDEAPPKSAPSEKQTTEPGTGPGSGQKAGATAPPQPPTSAGAGPAPQPPEAAKPKDSPAAAAAIPTPAPPNAKSDESKTSEQPEMGSQAPTQLVVVGSPLEKPPTDQSPPQLEVMGSLPIVQASPETGNLVSPQEKPPTAQAPPQLGVMGSPPEKPPTAEESPQLGVMVSPPGKPPIAQAPPRLGAVGSPAEKPPPPKKDVASNNEPKPSVPVQSEPPKEQPTVPQPTSQPLPQPLVGDPSLSPEPSDKTREVPIEKSQTEKSSQPIAPRKVQDPERDLADKNKKVSSNSAKAASNGQPSKQHAEKQNKRQVAKESVQTNSVQKGDPNVKKPSGIDNKQSTQDKVTEKQESSSEPKTTKDNTAAKVNEVKDEPNKNQLAGATSETLIKQNSGNEVSEKVTDAEAPKPKDSNKNTTAPATENIKSAEKRETSKDQTADGKTSEQKFPTEPGNQQKPPSPKTDPNEKVNKNAPSKKSKQKNETGVSQSEGAPNLKEVKPASKGGKKDTTKTATGAEISPEVKEAPNLSITTENSKKSPSNILLETELPTLEAVASNHSAQVKDDGSKVNQQTKIATDPKDSKEGPSKDEAQSKSSGKKKNRQQKKSVSEDAKPSEANDNKGPQEVAKPKNNEKKKPAPASPSKEKESNRDTASAPGEKNRKNVSGESAGTGPKVSPGKSPTVEKSPVTAEKDSSDKTQVINAESQPEEQEASKKKKRNRHKKKNKVGDNSTDENVEGGKQQDTNVTAVGGERKAKEKQQTTAPPTNKSKGQQKDSQPGQTKASKGTQPVPTTTQDGQPSDETPAKQASGTTTQTASAKKRNRRKKKGASGIEKDGDASILPESKSAESKETSVAKPEEQKPRVNIPSTQTKTDETTKKKTDSKATTKPEKPQQQDAQSSEGTEDQSENFVEVKSKNKRNKKKKLDSAEAKEDSARSLSSSNNVSKIGPENIVDASVSSSEGNTGTENAGGDSVKEVTNKVSPPKISQEAREQKMLNKKLAERAQLKIKKQIESNALSEVEKSEKYLETITKNLRELTKLRSSRLEDVLQQPGDEEFDYEYTPVQRNTFLATTCHVCKESKQREVMKVCEQCHLMSYCSEEHQKSDWSAHKDLCQAVSEMCKERGTDNLYAPAVGLSAEEYRGYRMNALLECSAILNRQLEPYEQEIILYPNVCHTCHLPSAANLHTCESCSMVSYCSPEHRPPNHDVWCHDLQLYKSLIIYQSRNGVINPQLPVFLPESFQPLNGDMQSDLLKLSGGVDASPLERAVLSEIATGPLTALFALQKSNKVSGTTEKLVVHFVGAEWSFEMERADKWEAFLLHLIPSLKALVLVFVGPEVCSLPPEARGLLQKQSTLCPQCQEKFRTVEMVIPPQTFYHEYVASQDYIPPTIICAYNAGLYRPNGHKDIDSWSDTVTALLKDPSVPVAVTSYTAEEVLKDAERLQHHRALNFVLPPSQNPYRSLRPNRNFASDDVTPVIFKNYYIMIATSLAQ; this is encoded by the exons ATGACGAAGAAGGCGAAGAGCAAGACAAAAAGTGATGAGGCGCCACCGAAATCGGCGCCTTCCGAGAAACAGACTACAGAGCCCGGCACAGGTCCTGGCAGTGGCCAAAAAGCAGGTGCTACTGCACCCCCGCAGCCGCCCACGTCAGCAGGAGCagggccggcgccacagccaccaGAGGCGGCCAAGCCGAAGGACTCgccagctgcagctgcagccaTCCCCACACCAGCTCCACCTAACGCCAAGAGTGACGAGTCCAAAACCTCGGAGCAGCCTGAGATGGGATCCCAAGCACCTACTCAGTTGGTAGTTGTGGGCTCCCCACTAGAAAAGCCTCCTACAGATCAGTCAC CTCCACAGTTGGAAGTTATGGGCTCCCTACCAATAGTTCAGGCATCTCCTGAGACAGGAAACCTGGTCTCCCCACAAGAAAAGCCTCCTACAGCCCAGGCACCTCCACAGTTGGGAGTTATGGGCTCCCCACCAGAAAAGCCTCCTACTGCCGAGGAATCTCCACAGTTGGGAGTCATGGTCTCCCCACCAGGTAAGCCTCCTATAGCTCAGGCACCTCCGCGGTTGGGAGCCGTTGGTTCTCCAGCGGAAAAGCCTCCACCACCCAAGAAGGATGTTGCTTCAAACAATGAACCAAAGCCGAGTGTTCCAGTGCAAAGTGAACCTCCGAAGGAACAGCCCACAGTTCCTCAGCCTACCAGTCAGCCTTTACCACAACCACTGGTCGGTGACCCCTCCCTCAGTCCTGAACCCAGTGATAAAACGCGAGAGGTGCCCATAGAAAAATCTCAGACGGAAAAGAGCTCACAGCCTATTGCTCCACGAAAGGTACAAGATCCTGAAAGAGATCTTGCAGATAAGAATAAAAAGGTATCGTCAAATTCAGCAAAGGCAGCATCTAATGGACAGCCCTCTAAACAGCATGCAGAGAAACAGAACAAACGCCAAGTGGCTAAGGAAAGCGTCCAAACGAATTCTGTACAGAAAGGAGATCCTAATGTCAAAAAGCCGTCGGGAATAGATAACAAGCAAAGCACTCAGGACAAAGTAACAGAAAAACAAGAGTCTAGTAGTGAACCCAAAACAACGAAAGACAACACAGCAGCAAAAGTGAACGAAGTAAAAGACGAACCAAACAAAAATCAGCTTGCTGGAGCAACGTCGGAGACTCTCATTAAGCAAAATAGTGGGAACGAAGTCTCCGAAAAGGTAACGGATGCGGAGGCACCAAAACCGAAGGACTCTAACAAAAATACAACTGCCCCCGCGACAGAGAACATAAAATCGGCAGAGAAACGAGAAACATCGAAAGACCAAACAGCTGATGGAAAGACGTCAGAACAAAAATTTCCAACAGAACCAGGAAATCAGCAGAAGCCACCATCACCAAAAACCGATCCCAATGAGAAAGTTAATAAAAATGCACCGTCAAAGAAAAGTAAACAGAAAAACGAGACGGGTGTGTCCCAGAGTGAAGGGGCTCCAAATTTGAAGGAAGTGAAGCCAGCAAGCAAAGGCGGAAAGAAGGATACCACTAAAACGGCTACCGGTGCTGAGATTTCGCCAGAAGTGAAAGAAGCACCTAATTTGTCCATAACAACAGAAAATTCGAAAAAATCTCCCTCTAACATACTCCTAGAGACTGAACTTCCAACTTTAGAAGCAGTTGCGTCTAATCACTCGGCCCAAGTCAAAGACGATGGCAGCAAAGTGAATCAGCAAACTAAGATCGCAACGGATCCCAAAGACAGCAAAGAAGGTCCCAGTAAGGATGAGGCACAATCTAAATCGAGCGGCAAGAAGAAGAATCGTCAGCAGAAGAAATCGGTTTCAGAAGACGCTAAGCCGTCAGAGGCGAATGACAATAAGGGACCACAAGAGGTTGCCAAGCccaaaaacaatgaaaagaaaaagcCGGCACCTGCTTCACCATCCAAGGAAAAGGAATCAAACCGCGACACTGCTTCAGCGCCTGGGGAGAAGAATCGAAAGAATGTGTCTGGTGAAAGTGCAGGTACAGGACCTAAAGTTTCACCAGGGAAGTCGCCCACGGTAGAGAAGTCTCCGGTAACTGCTGAGAAAGACTCGTCAGACAAAACACAAGTAATAAATGCTGAGTCACAACCCGAAgaacaagaagcttcaaagaaaaagaaacgaaatcgtcataagaagaagaacaaagttGGAGATAATTCTACCGATGAAAACGTCGAGGGAGGAAAACAGCAAGATACGAATGTAACGGCTGTCGGCGGCGAACGCAAAGCAAAGGAGAAACAACAAACTACCGCGCCTCCAACAAATAAGTCGAAAGGTCAGCAAAAAGATTCCCAGCCGGGCCAAACAAAGGCGAGTAAGGGAACACAGCCAGTTCCTACAACGACGCAAGATGGTCAACCGTCGGATGAAACTCCAGCAAAACAAGCCTCTGGTACAACCACCCAAACAGCATCTGCTAAGAAACGGAACCGCCGCAAGAAGAAGGGGGCCTCAGGGATAGAGAAAGACGGTGATGCCAGCATACTGCCAGAGAGCAAGTCTGCAGAATCAAAAGAAACATCAGTTGCCAAACCAGAAGAACAAAAACCGAGAGTTAATATTCCATCAACGCAAACGAAAACGGACGAGACCACTAAAAAGAAAACTGATTCAAAGGCAACAACTAAGCCCGAGAAACCTCAGCAACAAGATGCTCAGTCCTCTGAGGGGACCGAAGACCAATCTGAAAATTTCGTAGAAGTTAAATCGAAGaataagagaaacaagaaaaagaaactaGATTCAGCAGAGGCAAAGGAGGATAGTGCTAGATCTCTCTCCTCGTCTAATAATGTGTCAAAAATTGGCCCAGAGAACATTGTAGACGCGAGCGTCAGTAGCAGTGAGGGCAACACGGGAACGGAAAATGCGGGTGGCGATTCTGTGAAAGAAGTGACGAACAAAGTGTCGCCACCGAAAATTAGCCAAGAAGCCAGAGAGCAGAAGATGCTAAATAAGAAATTGGCAGAACGAGCACAGCTTAAgattaagaaacaaattgaatctAATGCTCTGTCAGAAGTGGAGAAATCGGAGAAATACTTAGAAACCATAACAAAAAACCTCCGGGAACTGACTAAACTGCGTTCATCGAGACTGGAAGATGTCCTACAACAACCAGGCGATGAAGAATTCGATTACGAATACACACCGGTTCAGAGAAATACCTTTCTCGCAACAACGTGCCATGTTTGCAAAGAGTCAAAGCAGAGGGAGGTGATGAAGGTCTGTGAACAGTGCCACTTAATGAGCTACTGCTCTGAAGAGCATCAGAAATCTGACTGGTCTGCGCACAAAGATCTCTGTCAAGCTGTCAGCGAAATGtgcaaagaaagaggcacagataatcTCTACGCTCCAGCTGTGGGTCTCTCCGCAGAAGAATATAGGGGATATAGAATGAACGCACTCCTCGAGTGTTCTGCTATTCTAAACCGTCAACTGGAGCCATACGAAcaggaaattattttgtatcctAATGTGTGCCATACTTGTCATTTGCCTTCTGCCGCCAATCTGCACACTTGTGAGTCGTGCAGTATGGTGAGCTACTGCTCGCCTGAACACAGGCCGCCAAACCACGACGTGTGGTGTCACGACCTACAACTGTACAAAAGTTTAATTATATACCAGAGCAGAAACGGCGTCATAAACCCACAGCTGCCAGTGTTTCTCCCCGAGAGCTTCCAGCCGCTCAATGGTGACATGCAGTCGGATCTGCTGAAGCTTTCCGGCGGTGTGGACGCCAGTCCCTTAGAGCGAGCAGTACTCTCCGAAATTGCCACCGGGCCGCTCACAGCTCTCTTCGCACTTCAAAAGTCGAATAAAGTCAGCGGAACTACGGAGAAgctggtagtccatttcgtggGCGCAGAGTGGTCGTTCGAAATGGAAAGAGCCGACAAGTGGGAGGCATTCCTGCTGCACCTAATTCCCAGCCTGAAAGCTCTAGTCCTCGTCTTCGTCGGGCCTGAGGTGTGCAGTCTGCCACCGGAAGCGCGGGGTCTACTGCAGAAGCAGTCCACACTGTGCCCTCAGTGCCAGGAGAAATTCCGCACCGTGGAAATGGTAATCCCTCCACAGACCTTTTACCACGAGTACGTCGCTTCGCAGGACTACATCCCGCCCACCATCATCTGTGCCTACAACGCTGGACTGTACAGGCCGAATGGTCACAAGGATATAGACTCCTGGTCCGACACCGTGACAGCGCTGTTGAAAGATCCTAGTGTCCCAGTCGCGGTTACGTCGTACACTGCGGAGGAAGTACTCAAGGATGCAGAAAGGCTGCAGCATCATAGGGCATTGAACTTTGTCTTGCCACCCTCGCAGAATCCGTACCGCAGTCTGAGGCCTAATAGAAACTTCGCCAGCGATGACGTCACGCCCGTCATCTTCAAGAACTACTACATAATGATAGCAACATCGCTTGCACAATGA